GGCGATACGGTAGTAGCGGGCCCGGAGGCTGATATAAAGCCGGGTAACGCCCTGCCGCTCCGCTCTATACCGGTCGGCACCTTCGTCCATAACGTGGAGATGAGGAAGGGCAAGGGCGGACAGCTCGTAAAGAGCGCAGGGTCATATGCGCAGCTTATGGCCAAGGAAGGCGCCTACGCCACCATAAAGCTTCCTTCGAACGAGGTCAGGTACGTCCTTCAGGACTGCTACGCGACCGTGGGCCAGGTCGGCAATATCGACCACGAAAACGTGACCATAGGCAAGGCCGGCAGGTCCCGCTGGCTCGGAAGGAACCCGAAGGTCAGGGGTGTTGCCATGAACCCTGTAGACCATCCGCACGGAGGCGGCGAAGGCAAGAGCAAGGGCGGCAACCACCCGACCAACCCCTGGGGCGTGCCGACCAAGGGATATAAGACCAGGCGGCGGAAGTACACCGATAAGTTTATAATTACCAGGAGGAAATAGCGTTGCGTTCCTTAAAAAAAGGCCCGTTCGTGGACTCGCACCTGATGGAGAAGGTAAACGCGGCTGGCGATGCCAGGCAGCGGAAGGTCATAAAGACCTGGTCAAGGCGTTCCATGATAGTCCCCGAGATGGTGGGTTTCACGATAGCCGTACATAATGGAAAGAAGTTCGTGCCGGTCTTCGTGACCGAGAACATGGTCGGGCACAAGCTCGGGGAGTTCTCCCCGACCCGCACCTTCCACGGCCACTCGGGCGTAAAGAAGGCCAAGGTACCTGGGGCAAAGGGTTAAGCTGGGCTTGGGCCCGGGCAAGCGTTCCGGGGCCGTGGAATCCAAG
The sequence above is drawn from the Deltaproteobacteria bacterium genome and encodes:
- the rpsS gene encoding 30S ribosomal protein S19; amino-acid sequence: MEKVNAAGDARQRKVIKTWSRRSMIVPEMVGFTIAVHNGKKFVPVFVTENMVGHKLGEFSPTRTFHGHSGVKKAKVPGAKG
- the rplB gene encoding 50S ribosomal protein L2; translated protein: MPVKKYNPTSPAMRKKTTLVHDVAKKRPEKGLTAPVKKTGGRNNFGRVTSRWIGGGHKRLYRLIDFKRDKVNIPAKVAAIEYDPNRTANIALLNYADGEKRYILAPVDLKVGDTVVAGPEADIKPGNALPLRSIPVGTFVHNVEMRKGKGGQLVKSAGSYAQLMAKEGAYATIKLPSNEVRYVLQDCYATVGQVGNIDHENVTIGKAGRSRWLGRNPKVRGVAMNPVDHPHGGGEGKSKGGNHPTNPWGVPTKGYKTRRRKYTDKFIITRRK